Part of the Janibacter alkaliphilus genome is shown below.
CCTCGTCGACCGGGAGCTCTCGCTCAACGAGGGCGCCATCCTCGTCCCGGGCCTGAAGGTGGGCAGCTGGCAGTGGCGCTCCTACGCCGAGGCCGACCCGCTGGACCCGGACAAGCCGCTGAAGGACTACACCGACGACGAGTGGCACTGGTTCATGCACCAGGACGAGACGAAGGTGAAGTTCGCCGGGATCAACTACACCTACCTCGGTCTCATGGGTCGGGTGCGCCGCAGCTTCATCGACCGGGAGACCGAGTCCAAGCAGGCGCACGTCATCGCCTTCGCGGAGCGGGCGGCGACGGTCACCGCCTGCCCGGAGTGCGGCGGCACCCGCCTCAACGAGGCCGCCCGCACCGCGACGGTCGACGGGCGCACCCTGCCCGAGGTGACCGCGCTGCAGGTCAGCGACCTGCTCGACTGGGTCCAGGGGCTCGACGAGCCGTCGGTGGCACCGCTGCTGGCGCGGCTGCGGCACATGCTCGCCGCCTTCGTCGACATCGGTCTGGGCTACCTCTCCCTGGACCGGCCGGCCGGCACCCTCTCCGGCGGCGAGGCGCAGCGGGTGAAGATGATCAGCCACCTCGGCTCGGCGCTGACCGACATCACCTACGTCTTCGACGAGCCCACCGTCGGGCTGCACCCGCACGACATCTCCCGGATGAACGACCTGCTGCTGCAGCTGCGGGACAAGGGCAACACCGTGCTCGTCGTCGAGCACAAGCCGGAGGTCATGGAGATCGCCGACCACATCGTCGACCTCGGCCCGGGGGCAGGGCGGGACGGCGGTCGGATCGGCTTCGAGGGTGACGTCGACGGGCTGCGCGCCTCCGGCACCATCACCGGCCGCTACCTGGACCACCGGATCGGGCTGCGCGAGCAGCTGCGCGAGCCCACCGGGGCGCTGGAGATCAGGGGAGCCAGCACGCACAACCTCCAGGACGTCGACGTCGACGTGCCCACCGGGGTGCTCACCGTCGTCACCGGGGTCGCCGGCTCGGGCAAGTCCTCGCTCATCCACGGGTCGCTGGCCGGCCGCGAGGACGTGCTCGTCGTCGACCAGTCGGCGATCAAGGGGTCGCGGCGCTCCAACCCGGCCACCTACTCCGGTCTGCTGGAGCCGATCCGCACCGCCTTCGCCAAGGCGAACGGGGTCAAGCCCGCGCTCTTCAGCGCCAACTCCGAGGGTGCCTGCGAGGGCTGCGGCGGGCACGGGGTGATCTACACCGATCTGGCGATGATGGCCGGGGTCGTCGTGACCTGCGAGGAGTGCGGCGGGCGCCGCTTCAAGCCCGAGGTGCTGGAGTACCGGCTGCACGGGCTGGCGATCGACGAGGTGCTCGACCTGTCCATCGCCGGGGCAGCCGAGGTCTTCACCACCGGCAAGCCGAAGAAGATCCTGACCCGGCTGCTCGACGTCGGCCTGGGCTACCTCACCGTCGGGCAGCCGCTGACCACGCTCTCCGGCGGCGAGCGGCAGCGGCTCAAGCTGGCGGCCCAGCTCGGCGGCGAGGCCCGCACGATCGTGCTCGACGAACCGACGTCGGGGCTGCACCTGGCCGACACCGAGCAGCTGCTGGCGATGCTGCACGGCCTCGTCGAGGAGGGGCACTCGGTGATCGTCATCGAGCACAACCTCGCGGTCATCGCGCAGGCCGACCGGCTCATCGACATCGGGCCCGGGGCCGGGCACGACGGTGGGCGGGTGGTCTTCACCGGCACCCCGCAGGAGATGATCGACGGCGCGCAGACGCTGACCGCCGAGCACCTGCGGGCCTGGGTGGGCGCGGCCGGCTGACCTCGAGGTGGCGCCTCAGCGCTGAGAGGCGCGGGTACGTGCTCACTTCTGCAGGTACATCCCCTGACCCTGGTCGATGCTCAGGCGCAGCAGCACGTCCTGGCTGTCGTCGTGCTCCTCGTCGTAGTAGAAGAGCGTCCACTCGTGCACCGTCCAGCCGGCGTCGGAGCGCTGCAGCTCGAGGTTGAGCCCATAGGTCACGGCATCGACCTTCTCGCCGGTGGGCAGGGTGTACCCGTCGGTCGAGACGGCGACCTTGGTGAAGGTCCCGCCCGGGTCGGTGAGCGCACGGTCCTCGGTGGCGCCCTCCCACGGGACCGGGTCGAGCAGGGACCCCGCGACCGCCCTGGCCTCGAGATCGGCCGCGTACGCGGCGCACACCTGGCACGAGCTGGCTGTCAGAGCGGTCAGGCCCGAGGGATTGCCGGTGCTCGTCGCCGCCAGCAGCTGCCCCCAGTAGTGCTCGGTGAAGGCCACGGCCCCGTCGTCGGTGCCCGCCCGCGCGGCGGACGGGACGGGCGCTCCCACCTCGGGGATCTGTGCCGCGCCGTTCCCGGTCGTGGACCCTGACCCGCGGTCGGACCCGGAGCCCTGGGTCGACCCGGAGGTGGCCTCGGTGCCTGGCGCGGCGGTCGGGGACTCTCCGGAGGACGCGCCGGCGCTGCCGAACGGTGACCCGGCGGCGCTGGCCGACGACGGCTGGGAGGTCTCCGTGGAGCTCGCCGTGCGCGAGCCGGTCGCGCCCGGGTCGTTGTCCCCGGTGCTGGCGCAGCCGGCCAGCAGCAGCGCCGTCGCGGCGCTGGCGGCAGCGGCGATCGAGAGGGGCCGTCGTGAGTGCATGGCGCACCGTCCGTCCTGGTCAGCGGACCACCGGTGCGGTCGCGCGCACCGGTGAGGTGATCTGCGCTGCACGCTAGCCAGGTAGCGGGTATCCGCCGCGGAGTTCTCCACAGGTCCGGCGTCGGCCCGCCGACCAGCTGACGGGCGACGTTCTCTGCCCGGCTCCGCCAGGTGGCGCCACCGTCGGTATCGCCGATCATGTGGTGCCACTCTCGGCGGCACCCCTCTCGGCGGGTGTCAGCCGCGTCGGCGTCGTCGCCGCGGCTCCTCGCGGAAGGGGCTGCCCGGCGGAGCGGTCAGCTCCATGTCCGCGCCGTGCTCGGTAAAAGGAACCCCGGCACGCTCGCACCACGTGCGCAGCTGCTGCCGCGCGTGCGCATGGCCCGCGCGCCCGTGGGTGGGGAGGGTGATGATCCGCTCCGGCGCGTTGGGGCCCGGCACGTCGTAGCGCCCACCGGTGGGGCGCACGAGCACCCCGCTCGCCGAGGACCAGGCCACCCAGCCGACCTCGAGCAGGTCGGCCCAGGCGTAGCTGCGCGAGGCGCCCAGCTCGGTCGTGCGCAGCCCGTCTGCGTCGACCGTGAGCGTCGAGCCGCGCCGCCGCCACGCCTTGACGAGGACGTAGACCGCCAGAGCGGCGAGGAACAGGTCGACCTGCAGGGCGCCCTCGGTGAGGACGATGCCGGCGACGCTGAGGGCGACCAGCGCCACGGCCACGACGAGGTAGACCAGCGTCCACCGAGGGTTGGCCGCGCGCAGCACGAGCGGTTCCGGGGCCCCACCCTGATCTGCCCCGTTCACGCCCGACTCGTTCGCGCCCGACTCGTTCGCGCCCGACTCGTTCACGCCCGCGCCGCTCATGCCCGCCGCTTCAGCCATCGCCACGCCGCCGAGCCGCCGCGCGCGGTCCGGTACGGGCTGCCCGGCGGTGCGTTGAGCTCCATGTCCTGCCCGTCGACGGCGTAGGCGACGCCGGTGTGCTGGCACCAGGCGGCGAGCGCCTCCCGCGCCTCGGCAGCGGCTCGCCGACCGGAGCGCGGCAGCACGAAGATCCACGCCGGGTGGTTCGGTCCAGGGTCGTCGAAGAGGCCGCCGGTGGGTCGCGCCACCAGCCCGCTGACCGGACCTTGCGCCGCCCAGCCGAGCTCGAGCAGCTCGTCCCAGCGGTAGCTGTGCCGTCGGCGGCGCATCACCGCGGTCACCCCGTGGGCGTCCAGGGTCAGGTGCGACCCGCGCTCGCGCCAGACCGCGACGAGCATGAGGACGCCGAGACCGGCGGTGACGGGATCCAGACCGCGGGTGAGCGTGATCCCGGTGAGCCCGAGGACGACCACGATCGCCGCGATCCAGGCCAGCACGGCCCACGAGCGGTCCGCCCGGATGGTCACCGGTTCCGGGGACGAGGGCGAAGGGGGCACCGCCCCATCATCGGGGATCGCGGGCCCCGACGTGCCGCATCGCCGCCTTCGGGCTCTCCTCGGGCAGCAGCGTGGTGGAGGGGACAGGGGGGAACCGGCCCCGGCATCTCGGCATCCCGCTCGCAGGCCCGGCGAAGGGGTCGTCTGGGTTGGCGAAGGGGTCGTAGGCATCTGGCCGCCCCTGGCACAGTGGCCGCATGAGGTCCTACTGCGCGGTGCACGTCGACGTCGGCTACCTGCTCGCCTCGGCGGCCACCTTCGTCACCGGGTCATCGCTGCGCCGCGGGATCACCGTGGACTACCCCGCGCTCATCTCCCGGCTGGTGGCCCAGGCCGAGGCCGACGCGGACCTGCCGCTGCTGCGGGTGAACTGGTACGACTCCGGCGCGCGGCCCGGCGGCATGCCGGACTACACCCAGGAGTCCATCGGCATGCTGCCGCGGGTCAAGCTGCGGCTGGGGCGGCTGTCCTACAGCGGCGACCAGAAGGGCGTGGACATCCGGATCGGTCTCGACCTGGCCATCCAGAGCCGGCACCGGGTGGCCGACGTCGTCTACCTCGTCACCGGTGACGACGACCTCACCGAGGCCGTCGAGGAGGCGCAGGCCCACGGCGTGCAGGTCGTGCTGCTCGCGGTGCCGGACCAGCGCGGCGGGGTGCACGGGGTCTCCAAGCACCTGCGCCGCGAGGTCGACGCGGTGCTGGTCATCGACCCCGAGACGATCACCGAGACCGTGCGTACGGTCGCCATCCCGGACGAGCTCGTGCCGGGGAGCGCCGACCCCGGCGACACCACGACCGAGCCCGGCGCGACCGCCGACGGATCGGACACGGTCGGGAGCGCTGCCAAGCCGGCGGACCCGGGTGCGCCCACCGACGCCGGGCACGGGCACGAAGGGGAGCGCGAGAGCGATCCCGAGGACGGCGCGCCGGGCACCTCCGCCGCGGGCACGGCCATCGTCGGCGGGTCCGGCACAAGCGCCGGGGTCGCGGCGTCGGCGCCTGCGCCGGTCCGAGGGTCCACCGGATCCCAGGGGGTGACGGAGCAGGCGGCATCCCAGGGGGTGACGGAGCAGGCGGCCGAGACCGCGACCGAGCAGACGACCGAGACGTCGACCCGCTCGGCGCCCGGGGTGCCGACGCCGTCCCTCTTCGCCCGCCGCAAGGCGACCGGTCTCACCCTTCCGGGTGGTGCCCCCGACGGGCCCGAGGTCACCGACGGGCAGGTCACCGACGCCCTCGTCGACGACGTCGCCAAGCAGGTCGTGGCCTCGTGGTGCGCCACCGCCACCCCCGAGGCCCTCGTCGGGCTGCGCGACGGTCGACCGATCGTGCCCAGCGAGCTCGACCGGGCGCTGCTGCTCGACCTCTCCGGCCGCGCGCAGGACGACGACCTCGACGACACGGCCCGGCACCGGCTGCGGGAGCGCTTCTGGTTCCACGTGGACCGGGTACGGATGCAGTGAGGCCGCGCGCCGCGGTCGAGGTGATCCACGCCGCGACACAGGGCGCAGATCACCTCGACCCGGCTAGACCGACCACCAGCGCGGCGGCTCAGTAGACGCGGACCGTCCTGGTGCCCGCCTCCGGCAGGCTCGTCGGCGAGACGCTGCTCGCGGAGGCCGCGGCGTAGGTGGACGCCGGGGAGTGCCCGGTGGTGACGACCCCCGCCTGGGTGGCGTTGGCCGGGATCGCGGCCGGTCCGACCACGGCGATGGCGGAGGCGCTGATGACGGCCCCGGCGACGCGAAGCGTGGTGCGGACCGGGTGGTGCGTGCGGGCGGCGCTGCTCATGGCGATCTCCTGGCGGTCGTGGTCTCCGGGGCCGGGTGCTCCGGCCTCGCTGCCGCCTTCGCTCGGCGACAGCACCCACTCTCCGCCGCGACCTTGTGCGCCTCTTGTGACCCTCGTGTGACGGGTCCCAGACCTCGCGCCGGCATCACCGGCGCCCCGCGGCTACTTCCGGCGGACCAGCCAGAGCACCAGACCGATGACCAGCACGAGGAAGCCGATGCAGCACAGCACGCCGCCGCCGCTGGCGACGAGGATGCCGCCGGTGGAGATGCCGTCACCGAGGACGAAGGGGGCCGAGCACGAGATCGTGTACTCGCCGGACTGCTCCGCCTCGACAGCGAAGGCACGCTCGTAGGAGTCGTTGCCCCAGCTGACCGTCTGCTCGCCGTTGCTCGCGTCGGGGACGCTGGAGCCGTCCGGGGCGATCGCGCTGCACGTGGCGTACGTGCCCTCCTCGACCCAGGCGTTGGTGCTCTCGCCCTCCCCCAGGGTGACCGTGGTGCTGCCGGTGATCTGCTCGGCCTCGCCGATGTCCTGCATCTGCGGGACGGCCATGAAGCCGCCGATGCCGCACAGCACGAGCGAGAGCAGCACGATGATCCCGCCGCTGATCAGCAGCCAGGGCTTGCCGCCCTTCGAGGTGTTGCCGGACTGGCCGGGCTGACCGGGCTGCTCGTAGGGCGGGGGCGCGGAGTAGGACATGGGCACACCGTACGGCCTGGTGGGGGCGGGGTCGTGCACCGTTCATGGAGCGTCGGTGCCGGGTGCGAGGATCGCCGGTGTGCTGAGAGTCGCCACCTACAACGTCAACGGCATCCGGGCTGCGCAGCGCCGCGGCTTCGAGACGTGGCTGGCTGCCCGGGACCCGGACGTGCTCGCCCTTCAGGAGGTCCGCAGCCCGGTCGAGAAGGTGCCCGCCGAGGTCTTCGCCGGCTGGCACGCGACCTACGACCCGGGCCGGCTCGCCGGGCGCAACGGCGTCGCCGTGCTCACCCGCCAGCCACCGGCCGCGGTGCGGACGTGGTCCGGGCGGGCGACCGCCTTCGCCCCGGGGTCGGCGCCGGTCGAGATCGAGGCGCCCACCCCGACCCTGGCCCGCGGGCTCTCCCGGTACGCCGACGAGGGTCGCTACGTCGAGGTCGACCTGGCCGACCAGCCGCTGACGGTGGCCTCCCTCTACCTGCCGAAGGGGGGTCTGCCCGTCGAGCTGCAGAAGCCCGGACGGATGCGGGAGGAGCCGGACGGCGGTGCCCGGTACGAGCGGAAGATGCACTTCATGTCCGCCTTCGCCCGCCACCTGGACCGGGTACGACGCCAGGCGCGCCAGGCAGGGCGCGAGCTGCTGCTGCTCGGCGACCTCAACATCGCCCACCAGCCGTACGACGTGACCAACTGGCGCCGCAGCCACCAGTCCGAGGGCTTCCTGCCGCAGGAGCGGGCCTGGCTGGACGAGCTCATCGGGCCGCGGACGCTGATCGACGTGCTGCGCCGCGAGCACGGCGAGGTCGACGGGCCGTACTCGTGGTGGTCCTGGATGGGGCAGGCCTTCGAGAAGGACGTCGGCTGGCGGATCGACTACCACCTGGCCACCCCGGGGCTGGCCCGCACGGTCGCCCAGGTGGAGGTGGACCGCGAGCCGAGCCGGGAGGAGCGGGTCAGCGACCACGCCGCCGTCGTCGCCGACTACGCCTTCCCGCCGGCCCCGTGACCCCGCCGGCCCGTACACCCTGATCTGGCCCACCGGCCCGTGACCCGCCGGTCTCGTGGACGCCAGGAACACCTCGCCCGCCGAGACGGTTGGCCCTCAGCGTGACCACCGACGCCGCCGCCCGACCTGACACGCGACCCGCCGAGCGCCCCGTGCCCATGCCCGCGCTCGCGCCGGACAGCACCGCACCGCCGGCCTCGCCGGAGGACCCCGAGAGCGGTCCGCTGCTGCTGCGCCCGATCACGCTGCGCGGGCTGACCGTGCGCAACCGGATCTGGCTGGCCCCGATGTGCCAGTACAGCTGCGAGGCCCGGGACGGGGTGCCCACCGACTGGCACCTGGTGCACCTCGGCGCCCGCGCCAGCGGCGGCTTCGGGCTGGTCCTCACCGAGGCGGCCGCGGTCAGCCCGGAGGGGCGGATCAGCCCGCACGACGCCGGTCTGTGGGACGACGCCCAGCGGGACGCCTGGGCCAGGATCGTCGACTTCCTGCACGCCCAGGGCAGCGCCGCCGGGGTCCAGCTGGCGCACGCCGGCCGCAAGGCCTCGACCCACCGCCCCTTCGTCGGCGAGCCGACCGGCAGCGTCGCGCCCGAGGACGGCGGCTGGGAGACGATCGGCCCCAGCGCCGTCCCCTTCGAGGGTCTGGCCACGCCGCGGGCGATGACCCAGGAGGACATCGACCGGGTGGTCACCGCCTTCGCCGACAGCGCCCGGCGCGCCGACGAAGCCGGCTTCGACGTCGTCGAGGTGCACGGCGCCCACGGCTACCTGCTGCACGAGTTCCTCTCCCCGCTGAGCAACGAGCGCACCGACGGCTATGGCGGCGACCTCGCCGGCCGCGCCCGGATGCTGCTCGAGGTGGTCGACGCCGTCCGCGAGGTCTGGCCCGAGCACAAGCCGCTGCTGGTCCGCCTGTCCGGCACCGACTGGACCGACGGCGGGTGGGACGTCGAGCAGACCGCCACGCTCACCGGCTGGCTGGCCGAGCGCGGCGTCGACCTCGTCGACGTCTCCAGCGGCGGCAACGTGCTGGCCGACATCCCGGTCGGCCCCGGCTACCAGGTGCCGCTGGCCGCGCGGGTGCACGAGACCGGGGTGCCGACCGGCGCCGTCGGCCTGATCACCGACCCCGCTCAGGCCGAGCAGGTCCTCGCTGCCGGCTCGGCCGACGTCGTGCTCCTCGCCCGCGCCGGCCTGCGCGAGCCGGCCTGGCCGCAGCGCGCCGCGCACGAGCTGGGCGTCGGCTGGCGCGAGGCGCCCTACCCGCTGCAGCACACCCGCGGCGCCTGGCCGCGCGGCTGAGGCGCAGCCGACCCGAGCGGAGGCGAAGCCTGACCCGAGCGGCTCAGACCACGCCCATGGCGAGCATCGCGTCGGCCACCTGGGTGAAGCCGGCGATGTTCGCCCCGGCCACGTAGTCGCCCGGCTGGCCGTACTCGTCGGCGGTCTCCAGGCAGCGGCGGTGGATGCGCCGCATGATCCCCTCGAGACGGTCCTGGGTGTAGGCGAAGTCCCACGAGTCCCGGGAGGCGTTCTGCTGCATCTCCAGCGCGCTCGTGGCCACCCCGCCGGCGTTGGCGGCCTTGCCCGGGGCGTAGGCCACGCCACCCTGGCCGAGCACGTCGATCGCCTCCGGCGTGCACGGCATGTTGGCCCCCTCGGCGACGACACGGCAGCCGTTCGCGACGAGCGCCCGGGCGTCGTGCCCGTTCAGCTCGTTCTGCGTGGCGCACGGCAGCGCGATGTCGCAGGGCACCTCCCACACCGAGCCCTTCTCGACAAGGGTCGCCCGCGGACGCTCCTGGACGTAGGCGGAGATCCGCTGCCGCCGAGCCAGCTTGACCTCCTTGAGCAGGTCGAGGTCGATGCCGTCCTCGTCGAGGACGTAGCCGCTGGAGTCGGAGCAGGTGACCACCTGCGCCCCGAGCGCCTGCAGCTTCTCGATGGCGAAGATCGCCACGTTGCCCGAGCCGGAGACGGCCACCCGGGTCCCGTCGAGACCGCCGTCGGTGCTGCGCAGCATCTCGTCCACGAAGTACACCAGCCCGTAGCCGGTGGCCTCGGTGCGCACCTGCGACCCGCCCCAGGCCAGGCCCTTGCCGGTGAGCACCCCCGACTCGTAGCGGTTGGTGATCCGCTTGTACTGCCCGAAGAGGTAGCCCAGCTCGCGCCCGCCCACGCCGATGTCCCCGGCCGGGACGTCGGTGTGCTCGCCGAGATGGCGGTACAGCTCGGTCATGAAGGACTGGCAGAAGCGCATCACCTCGCCGTCCGAGCGGCCCTTCGGGTCGAAGTCGGACCCTCCCTTCCCGCCGCCGATCGGCAGCCCGGTGAGCGAGTTCTTGAAGATCTGCTCGAACCCGAGGAACTTCACCGTGCCCAGGTAGACCGAGGGGTGGAAGCGCAGCCCGCCCTTGTAGGGCCCGAGCGCCGAGCTGAACTCGACCCGGAAGCCGCGGTTGATCTGCACCTCGCCGCGGTCGTCGGTCCACGGCACCCGGAAGATGATCTGCCGCTCCGGCTCGCACAGCCGCGGGATGATCGCCGCGTCGACGTAGTGCGGGTGCTTGGCGACCACCGGCCCCAGCGAGTCGAGCACCTCCAGGGCCGCCTGGTGGAACTCGTCCTCGCCCGGGTTGCGACGCACCAGGTCGTCGTAGGTGTCCTGCAGCTTCTCGTCGAGCATGGCCATCCGGCGCTCCTCGTCTCTCGTGGTCGCGTGCGCTCGCGCACGCCTCGGGCGGCAGGCTCGAGGCTACGACCCGCCGCCCGCCGCTAGGGTCGGCGGCATGGCCGACGTCACCGTGCTGCACAACCCCCGCTGCGCCACCTCCCGGCACGCCCTCGAGGTCATCGAGGCCGAAGGGGTCGACGCGCAGGTCGTCCCCTACCTCAAGGAGCCGCTCGATCAGCCGGCGCTGCGTCGGCTGATCGACCAGCTCGAGGACGAGCCGACCGCGCTGGTCCGCCGGGACGCGTTCTTCCGCGACCAGGGCCTGACCGACGCGGACGTCGCCACGGTCGACCAGGTCGTCGCCGTGCTCGTGCAGCACCCTCGCCTCATGGAGCGGCCGGTGATCGTCCGCGACGGCCGGGCGATCATCGGACGGCCGAAGGGGAGGGTCGCCCCCTTCGTCACCGGCTGAGCGGGACCACGCCGGACGGCCGTGGTCGCGTCCCGACGCCGACCTGGCGCGATGCCTCGGGTCTGGCACGTGACGACAACCAGCCCTCAGGATTTTCACCCCTCGGAATCTGTCCACGATGTGGACGGTGCTGGCAGGGTGTCACTCGTCCCCTGATGCGCGAGGCCCGAGGAGCCCCCCTGACCACGACCCGACGCGCCGCCCGCCTGGGCGTCACCGCTGCCCTGACCGGCAGCCTGATCGTCGGCGCGCTCGCCACCCCCGGTACCGCCGACCCCGCCGACCCGGCCCCGGACCGGGGCGCCGCCGCGAAGGAGGCGGCCCAGGCGGAGCGGGCCGTGGCCGACGTGCGTCGCATCGATCCGCGGGTGCGCCACCAGGACCGGCGCGCCTGGTGGTCCCAGCGCGCGGCCCGTCAGGAGATCGTCGACGGGCTCGAGGCGGAGGGGCACACCGCCGTCGTCGCCCGGGTCGAGCGCGGCCGCTACGACTGGTCCGGCGGAGCCGGGGTGCGCGAGGCCGGGAAGCGCCCCTCGGCGCACGGTCACGAGACCTTCCGGGCGGCCAGCAACACCAAGCCGATGGTGGCCACCCTGGTCATGCAGCTCGTCGAGGACGGCACCTGGACCCTGGACACGACCGTCGGCGAGGTGCTGCCCGACCTCTTCCCGGCGAACCGGGCAGGACGTCACGATCCGTCAGCTGCTGCAGCACACCTCCGGGCTGAGCACCGGCACGCACAT
Proteins encoded:
- a CDS encoding NYN domain-containing protein, with amino-acid sequence MRSYCAVHVDVGYLLASAATFVTGSSLRRGITVDYPALISRLVAQAEADADLPLLRVNWYDSGARPGGMPDYTQESIGMLPRVKLRLGRLSYSGDQKGVDIRIGLDLAIQSRHRVADVVYLVTGDDDLTEAVEEAQAHGVQVVLLAVPDQRGGVHGVSKHLRREVDAVLVIDPETITETVRTVAIPDELVPGSADPGDTTTEPGATADGSDTVGSAAKPADPGAPTDAGHGHEGERESDPEDGAPGTSAAGTAIVGGSGTSAGVAASAPAPVRGSTGSQGVTEQAASQGVTEQAAETATEQTTETSTRSAPGVPTPSLFARRKATGLTLPGGAPDGPEVTDGQVTDALVDDVAKQVVASWCATATPEALVGLRDGRPIVPSELDRALLLDLSGRAQDDDLDDTARHRLRERFWFHVDRVRMQ
- a CDS encoding exodeoxyribonuclease III produces the protein MLRVATYNVNGIRAAQRRGFETWLAARDPDVLALQEVRSPVEKVPAEVFAGWHATYDPGRLAGRNGVAVLTRQPPAAVRTWSGRATAFAPGSAPVEIEAPTPTLARGLSRYADEGRYVEVDLADQPLTVASLYLPKGGLPVELQKPGRMREEPDGGARYERKMHFMSAFARHLDRVRRQARQAGRELLLLGDLNIAHQPYDVTNWRRSHQSEGFLPQERAWLDELIGPRTLIDVLRREHGEVDGPYSWWSWMGQAFEKDVGWRIDYHLATPGLARTVAQVEVDREPSREERVSDHAAVVADYAFPPAP
- a CDS encoding arsenate reductase family protein, whose amino-acid sequence is MADVTVLHNPRCATSRHALEVIEAEGVDAQVVPYLKEPLDQPALRRLIDQLEDEPTALVRRDAFFRDQGLTDADVATVDQVVAVLVQHPRLMERPVIVRDGRAIIGRPKGRVAPFVTG
- a CDS encoding NADH:flavin oxidoreductase/NADH oxidase is translated as MPALAPDSTAPPASPEDPESGPLLLRPITLRGLTVRNRIWLAPMCQYSCEARDGVPTDWHLVHLGARASGGFGLVLTEAAAVSPEGRISPHDAGLWDDAQRDAWARIVDFLHAQGSAAGVQLAHAGRKASTHRPFVGEPTGSVAPEDGGWETIGPSAVPFEGLATPRAMTQEDIDRVVTAFADSARRADEAGFDVVEVHGAHGYLLHEFLSPLSNERTDGYGGDLAGRARMLLEVVDAVREVWPEHKPLLVRLSGTDWTDGGWDVEQTATLTGWLAERGVDLVDVSSGGNVLADIPVGPGYQVPLAARVHETGVPTGAVGLITDPAQAEQVLAAGSADVVLLARAGLREPAWPQRAAHELGVGWREAPYPLQHTRGAWPRG
- a CDS encoding ATP-binding cassette domain-containing protein, encoding MSIADGHDTITVRGARVNNLKDLDVDIPKRRLTVVTGVSGSGKSSLVFGAIAAESQRLINETYSAFVQSFMPAMPRPDVDELANITAAIIVDQERLGANARSTVGTTTDALAMLRLLWSRCSTPYVGSAKAFSFNAASATGSGMLKTNGGKAEKATFEIIGGMCPECEGKGTVATVDIDALVDRELSLNEGAILVPGLKVGSWQWRSYAEADPLDPDKPLKDYTDDEWHWFMHQDETKVKFAGINYTYLGLMGRVRRSFIDRETESKQAHVIAFAERAATVTACPECGGTRLNEAARTATVDGRTLPEVTALQVSDLLDWVQGLDEPSVAPLLARLRHMLAAFVDIGLGYLSLDRPAGTLSGGEAQRVKMISHLGSALTDITYVFDEPTVGLHPHDISRMNDLLLQLRDKGNTVLVVEHKPEVMEIADHIVDLGPGAGRDGGRIGFEGDVDGLRASGTITGRYLDHRIGLREQLREPTGALEIRGASTHNLQDVDVDVPTGVLTVVTGVAGSGKSSLIHGSLAGREDVLVVDQSAIKGSRRSNPATYSGLLEPIRTAFAKANGVKPALFSANSEGACEGCGGHGVIYTDLAMMAGVVVTCEECGGRRFKPEVLEYRLHGLAIDEVLDLSIAGAAEVFTTGKPKKILTRLLDVGLGYLTVGQPLTTLSGGERQRLKLAAQLGGEARTIVLDEPTSGLHLADTEQLLAMLHGLVEEGHSVIVIEHNLAVIAQADRLIDIGPGAGHDGGRVVFTGTPQEMIDGAQTLTAEHLRAWVGAAG
- the gdhA gene encoding NADP-specific glutamate dehydrogenase codes for the protein MAMLDEKLQDTYDDLVRRNPGEDEFHQAALEVLDSLGPVVAKHPHYVDAAIIPRLCEPERQIIFRVPWTDDRGEVQINRGFRVEFSSALGPYKGGLRFHPSVYLGTVKFLGFEQIFKNSLTGLPIGGGKGGSDFDPKGRSDGEVMRFCQSFMTELYRHLGEHTDVPAGDIGVGGRELGYLFGQYKRITNRYESGVLTGKGLAWGGSQVRTEATGYGLVYFVDEMLRSTDGGLDGTRVAVSGSGNVAIFAIEKLQALGAQVVTCSDSSGYVLDEDGIDLDLLKEVKLARRQRISAYVQERPRATLVEKGSVWEVPCDIALPCATQNELNGHDARALVANGCRVVAEGANMPCTPEAIDVLGQGGVAYAPGKAANAGGVATSALEMQQNASRDSWDFAYTQDRLEGIMRRIHRRCLETADEYGQPGDYVAGANIAGFTQVADAMLAMGVV